A genomic segment from Micromonospora echinaurantiaca encodes:
- a CDS encoding zinc-binding dehydrogenase, with protein sequence MPDKVITVPGPGRVELVEQDAAELRPGTFRVRTLYSGVSAGTELSYVKGTNPYLNVSWNADLGLFQPGGASTPYPVTRLGYMQVAEVVESATPAVRVGAVGAMTYGHRTGHVADPLAERFVPLPDDLDPLLGVYVAHMGPICANGLLHAGADLYGTDVRGLGDGVRGRRVAVVGSGVVALLTALFARRHGAASVVVLDPTPQRREVAEALGLETLDPEADDPAVVLKTRWAHTAGDRGADVVFQCRGQAWALHLALRLLRPQGTVIDLAFYQAGADAVRLGEEFHHNGLSLRCAQIGRVPRGLTPTWDRERLSADTIDLLRAYGDLIRKHLVSAVVPFEEAPALLTDLAERRRQELQVVLTG encoded by the coding sequence GCCCGGGCACCTTCCGGGTCCGCACGCTCTACAGCGGCGTCTCCGCCGGCACCGAGCTGAGCTACGTCAAGGGCACCAACCCGTACCTCAACGTCAGCTGGAACGCCGACCTGGGGTTGTTCCAGCCCGGCGGGGCGAGCACCCCGTACCCGGTCACCCGGCTGGGCTACATGCAGGTGGCCGAGGTGGTGGAGAGCGCAACCCCGGCGGTCCGGGTCGGCGCCGTCGGCGCGATGACCTACGGCCACCGCACCGGGCACGTCGCCGACCCGCTCGCCGAGCGGTTCGTCCCGCTGCCCGACGACCTGGATCCGCTGCTCGGCGTCTACGTCGCGCACATGGGGCCGATCTGCGCCAACGGGCTGCTGCACGCCGGCGCCGACCTGTACGGCACGGACGTGCGCGGGCTCGGCGACGGGGTGCGCGGGCGCCGGGTGGCGGTGGTCGGCAGCGGGGTGGTCGCCCTGCTCACCGCGCTGTTCGCCCGCCGGCACGGCGCCGCCTCGGTGGTGGTGCTCGACCCGACCCCGCAGCGGCGGGAGGTCGCCGAGGCGCTCGGCCTGGAGACCCTCGACCCGGAGGCCGACGACCCGGCGGTGGTGCTCAAGACCCGCTGGGCGCACACCGCCGGTGACCGGGGCGCCGACGTGGTGTTCCAGTGCCGGGGTCAGGCCTGGGCGCTGCACCTGGCGCTGCGCCTGCTCCGCCCGCAGGGCACCGTGATCGACCTGGCCTTCTACCAGGCCGGCGCGGACGCGGTCCGGCTCGGCGAGGAGTTCCACCACAACGGGCTGTCGCTGCGCTGCGCCCAGATCGGCCGGGTGCCCCGCGGCCTCACCCCCACCTGGGACCGGGAGCGGCTCTCCGCCGACACGATCGACCTGCTGCGCGCGTACGGGGATCTGATCCGCAAGCACCTGGTCTCGGCCGTGGTGCCGTTCGAGGAGGCCCCCGCCCTGCTCACCGACCTCGCCGAGCGCCGCCGCCAGGAACTCCAGGTGGTGCTCACCGGCTGA
- the secA2 gene encoding accessory Sec system translocase SecA2 produces MGVSQRLKTRFRRFLQRPGTTVDLAPLEKLLPAIEAREEELSALDDVELTEAAGRAEGYQEICAIGREAARRGLDQRPYDVQLLGAMALLSGKVAEMATGEGKTLTATIAAYGHVRLGNGPVHVLTVNDYLARRDAQWMEPVYTLLGLTVGWVNEASTPQERRDAYACDVTYVSVSEAGFDYLRDQLVTDIADRVQPALRTAIVDEADSILIDEARVPMVLAGAVPGEQDPVHTAAALVRGLRKGKHYTVAEDGRSVAFTSAGLAAVEAKLGIDLYDEEHVEQLSAVNVALHAHALLHRDVDYIVRDGSVELIDEMRGRVAQRRRWPDGLQAAVEAKEGLDATAEGEVLGTIAVQAYIALYPKVCGMTATAVLVGDQLREFFGLEVAVIPPNTPCVREDEPDRIYATRAEKEEALIDEIKRNHERGRPVLVGTLDVKESEGLAAGLNAAGVPCVVLNAKNDDEEAAIIAEAGAYGAVTVSTQMAGRGVDIRLGGSDQADRDRVAELGGLYVIGSGRHDSRRVDDQLRGRAGRQGDPGGSVFFVSLEDDLVVRHAGDTVPPSPRMNADGLVTDELVDYAVEHAQRVAEGVNHEIHRNTWRYSVVIEQQRKALAERRERLLTTDVAALMLLDKLPDKAGEMDEDLLARVARSIALYHLDRLWADHLAELSEVREGVHLRALGRLDPLDEFHRAAVPAFNDLIPEIEKRTIATFEETEFDEDWEPDAAKLVRPSATWTYLVHDNPFGSELDRLIASVGRRLTGASR; encoded by the coding sequence ATGGGTGTGTCGCAACGGTTGAAGACCAGGTTCCGCCGGTTCCTCCAGCGCCCGGGAACGACGGTCGACCTGGCGCCGCTGGAGAAGCTGCTGCCGGCCATCGAGGCCCGCGAGGAGGAGCTGTCGGCGCTCGACGACGTCGAGCTGACCGAGGCCGCCGGGCGGGCCGAGGGCTACCAGGAGATCTGCGCGATCGGCCGCGAGGCCGCCCGCCGCGGCCTCGACCAGCGGCCGTACGACGTGCAGCTGCTCGGCGCGATGGCGCTGCTCTCCGGCAAGGTCGCCGAGATGGCCACCGGTGAGGGCAAGACGCTCACCGCCACCATCGCCGCGTACGGGCACGTCCGGCTGGGCAACGGCCCGGTGCATGTGCTCACCGTCAACGACTACCTGGCCCGCCGCGACGCCCAGTGGATGGAACCGGTCTACACCCTGCTCGGCCTCACCGTGGGCTGGGTCAACGAGGCCTCCACCCCGCAGGAGCGCCGCGACGCGTACGCCTGCGACGTCACCTACGTCTCGGTCAGCGAGGCCGGCTTCGACTACCTGCGCGACCAGCTGGTCACCGACATCGCCGACCGGGTGCAGCCGGCGCTGCGCACCGCGATCGTCGACGAGGCCGACTCGATCCTCATCGACGAGGCCCGGGTGCCGATGGTGCTGGCCGGCGCGGTGCCCGGCGAGCAGGACCCGGTGCACACGGCCGCCGCGCTGGTGCGCGGGCTGCGCAAGGGCAAGCACTACACGGTGGCCGAGGACGGCCGCAGCGTCGCCTTCACCTCCGCCGGCCTGGCCGCCGTCGAGGCCAAGCTCGGCATCGACCTGTACGACGAGGAGCACGTCGAGCAGCTCTCCGCGGTCAACGTGGCGCTGCACGCGCACGCCCTGCTGCACCGCGACGTGGACTACATCGTCCGGGACGGCTCGGTCGAGCTGATCGACGAGATGCGCGGCCGGGTCGCCCAGCGCCGCCGCTGGCCGGACGGGCTCCAGGCGGCCGTGGAGGCCAAGGAGGGCCTGGACGCCACCGCCGAGGGCGAGGTGCTGGGCACCATCGCCGTGCAGGCCTACATCGCGCTCTACCCGAAGGTGTGCGGGATGACCGCGACCGCGGTGCTGGTCGGCGACCAGCTCCGCGAGTTCTTCGGCCTGGAGGTCGCGGTGATCCCGCCGAACACCCCGTGCGTCCGCGAGGACGAGCCGGACCGGATCTACGCCACCCGGGCCGAGAAGGAGGAGGCGCTGATCGACGAGATCAAGCGCAACCACGAGCGCGGGCGGCCGGTGCTGGTCGGCACCCTGGACGTCAAGGAGTCCGAGGGGCTGGCCGCCGGCCTGAACGCCGCCGGGGTGCCCTGCGTGGTGCTCAACGCCAAGAACGACGACGAGGAGGCGGCGATCATCGCCGAGGCCGGCGCGTACGGCGCGGTGACCGTCTCCACCCAGATGGCCGGCCGGGGCGTCGACATCCGGCTCGGCGGCAGCGACCAGGCCGACCGGGACCGGGTCGCCGAGCTGGGCGGGCTCTACGTGATCGGCAGCGGCCGGCACGACAGCCGGCGGGTCGACGACCAGCTGCGCGGCCGGGCCGGCCGGCAGGGCGACCCGGGCGGCTCGGTCTTCTTCGTCAGCCTGGAGGACGACCTGGTGGTCCGGCACGCCGGGGACACCGTCCCGCCCTCGCCCCGGATGAACGCCGACGGCCTGGTCACCGACGAGCTGGTGGACTACGCCGTCGAGCACGCCCAGCGGGTCGCCGAGGGGGTCAACCACGAGATTCACCGCAACACCTGGCGCTACAGCGTGGTCATCGAGCAGCAGCGCAAGGCCCTCGCCGAGCGGCGCGAGCGGCTGCTGACCACCGACGTGGCGGCGCTGATGCTGCTGGACAAGCTGCCGGACAAGGCCGGCGAGATGGACGAGGACCTGCTCGCCCGGGTCGCCCGGTCGATCGCGCTCTACCACCTCGACCGGCTCTGGGCCGATCACCTGGCTGAGCTGTCCGAGGTCCGGGAGGGCGTGCACCTGCGCGCGCTGGGCCGGCTGGACCCGCTGGACGAGTTCCACCGGGCCGCGGTGCCGGCGTTCAACGACCTGATCCCGGAGATCGAGAAGCGCACCATCGCCACGTTCGAGGAGACCGAGTTCGACGAGGACTGGGAGCCGGACGCGGCGAAGCTGGTCCGGCCGAGCGCCACCTGGACGTACCTGGTGCACGACAACCCGTTCGGCTCCGAGCTCGACCGGCTGATCGCCTCGGTCGGGCGGCGGCTCACCGGCGCTTCCCGCTGA
- a CDS encoding GAF and ANTAR domain-containing protein — translation MNLDTRVPAVETLGVLETAALLRELTAGLIAVDDFDAALAALVRIARDAVDGVTWCGFTALRAGEPAGVAASDARLAGLDDLRHGPDTPAMEAIRRREMIRSEHLGRERRWPTWTLRARDLGVHGVISAPVDVDEQVIGAINLYAGASDALTTGHQLTAMLLAEHAGLLLAAVRDRARQAALAGERDASVLGDGVVGQAIGVIMTQRGCPAPEALEVLRTAASSLSIPLREVAERLVNTVSRQRDG, via the coding sequence GTGAACCTGGACACGCGGGTGCCGGCGGTCGAGACGCTCGGGGTGCTGGAGACCGCCGCGCTGCTGCGGGAACTGACCGCCGGCCTGATCGCCGTGGACGACTTCGACGCGGCGCTCGCCGCGCTGGTGCGCATCGCCCGGGACGCCGTCGACGGGGTCACCTGGTGCGGCTTCACCGCGCTGCGGGCCGGTGAGCCGGCCGGGGTGGCCGCCTCGGACGCCCGGCTGGCCGGCCTCGACGACCTGCGGCACGGCCCGGACACCCCGGCCATGGAGGCGATCCGGCGCCGGGAGATGATCCGCTCCGAGCACCTGGGCCGGGAGCGGCGCTGGCCGACCTGGACGCTCCGGGCGCGCGACCTCGGCGTACACGGGGTGATCTCCGCTCCGGTCGACGTGGACGAGCAGGTGATCGGTGCGATCAACCTGTACGCCGGTGCCTCCGACGCGCTCACCACCGGCCACCAGCTCACCGCCATGCTGCTGGCCGAGCACGCCGGGCTGCTGCTGGCCGCGGTCCGGGACCGGGCCCGGCAGGCCGCGCTGGCCGGGGAGCGGGACGCGTCGGTGCTGGGCGACGGGGTGGTCGGGCAGGCGATCGGGGTGATCATGACGCAGCGCGGTTGCCCGGCGCCGGAGGCACTGGAGGTGCTGCGCACCGCCGCGTCGTCGCTGTCCATCCCGCTGCGTGAGGTGGCCGAGCGGCTGGTCAACACGGTCTCCCGGCAACGGGACGGCTGA
- a CDS encoding DUF2231 domain-containing protein: protein MQSRLRVQGHPIQPMLVTFPYGLFVSATIFDLTDVLGGPAFLGEVGYWTAVAALVAAGLTAIAGMIDLWDVPGDRTRRTAVTFNLVNTAMAGLFLIGCLIRADAPQRGASVVLLLTEVVALAVGGIGVRLGARLMRQFDAGRRAEATTFDALNGVSGSTVEIVPPRS from the coding sequence ATGCAGAGCCGGCTGCGGGTGCAGGGGCACCCGATCCAACCGATGCTGGTGACGTTCCCCTACGGGCTCTTCGTCAGCGCGACCATCTTCGACCTGACTGACGTGCTCGGCGGGCCCGCCTTCCTCGGCGAGGTCGGCTACTGGACGGCGGTCGCCGCGCTGGTGGCGGCCGGGCTGACCGCGATCGCCGGCATGATCGACCTGTGGGACGTCCCGGGCGACCGGACCCGCCGGACCGCTGTGACCTTCAACCTGGTGAACACGGCGATGGCCGGGCTGTTCCTGATCGGCTGCCTGATCCGCGCGGACGCGCCGCAGCGCGGCGCGTCGGTGGTGCTGCTGCTGACCGAGGTGGTCGCGCTCGCCGTCGGTGGCATCGGGGTACGGCTCGGCGCCCGGTTGATGCGTCAGTTCGACGCCGGCCGGCGGGCCGAGGCGACCACGTTCGACGCGCTCAACGGGGTGTCCGGCTCGACGGTCGAGATCGTCCCGCCGCGCTCCTGA
- a CDS encoding class I SAM-dependent methyltransferase: MTIEPSFEDLLAEGAAAPVEGWAFDWLAGRATEERPPWGYARLVAARMASVDAALDVDTGGGEVLAEVPDPPRLLVATEGWPPNVLVARRVLRRVGASVVAVTPDAPLPFRDAAFDLVVSRHPVRTDWAETARVLRPGGTFLSQQIGPGTVRELSEAILGPLPPPAERHPEQAVAAARAVGLTVADLRQATLRTVFHDIAAVVWFLRKVVWTVPGFTVDRYRPQLARLHHRIRTEGPFVAHARRFLIEANRPGPPPR; the protein is encoded by the coding sequence ATGACCATCGAGCCGAGCTTCGAGGACCTGCTCGCCGAGGGGGCGGCCGCCCCGGTCGAGGGCTGGGCCTTCGACTGGCTGGCCGGCCGGGCCACCGAGGAACGGCCGCCCTGGGGGTACGCCCGCCTGGTCGCCGCCCGGATGGCGAGCGTGGACGCGGCGCTGGACGTGGACACCGGCGGCGGCGAGGTGCTGGCCGAGGTGCCGGACCCGCCCCGGCTGCTGGTCGCCACCGAGGGCTGGCCGCCCAACGTGCTCGTGGCCCGCCGGGTGCTGCGCCGGGTCGGCGCGAGCGTCGTCGCGGTCACGCCGGACGCCCCGCTGCCGTTCCGGGACGCCGCGTTCGACCTGGTGGTCAGCCGGCACCCGGTACGCACCGACTGGGCCGAGACGGCCCGGGTGCTGCGTCCCGGCGGGACGTTCCTGTCCCAGCAGATCGGCCCCGGCACCGTCCGCGAACTCAGCGAGGCGATCCTCGGGCCGCTGCCGCCGCCGGCCGAACGTCACCCGGAGCAGGCGGTGGCCGCTGCCCGGGCGGTCGGGCTGACCGTGGCAGACCTGCGCCAGGCCACCCTGCGTACGGTGTTCCACGACATCGCCGCGGTGGTCTGGTTCCTGCGCAAGGTGGTCTGGACCGTCCCCGGCTTCACCGTCGACCGCTACCGCCCCCAGCTGGCCCGACTGCACCACCGCATCCGCACCGAGGGCCCCTTCGTCGCCCACGCCCGCCGCTTCCTCATCGAGGCCAACCGCCCCGGGCCACCACCTCGTTGA
- a CDS encoding DUF3500 domain-containing protein: protein MEDPLPEQMRAAGTALLAALDEPARDRATHRFDDDAARRWLEYRPRPRPGVSLADLDPAGRKATHRLLATALSPTAYAQAMTIVALEEVLDRAEGWRRGRRADDYWVAVFGDPARDDRWAWRVEGHHLSVSMTVVDDQVSPAPIFFGANPAAVRYAGRPVTRPLGVEEDLARALLDALDPAGRAAAIIADEAPGDIISATRPRVDGPLEPLGVPGDRLGPTSRALLDQLVALYLDRLPPELAVREARRLAGGQLHFAWAGPTRPGQRHYYRVQGDDLLIEYDNTTDDGNHAHTVLRRPASDFGQDVLAAHHTTAHPAP from the coding sequence GTGGAGGATCCCCTGCCGGAACAGATGCGCGCCGCCGGCACGGCGCTGCTCGCCGCGCTCGACGAGCCGGCCCGCGACCGCGCGACCCACCGGTTCGACGACGATGCCGCCCGGCGCTGGTTGGAGTACCGGCCGCGGCCCCGGCCCGGGGTCAGCCTGGCCGACCTTGATCCGGCCGGACGCAAGGCCACGCACCGGCTGCTCGCCACGGCGTTGAGCCCCACCGCGTACGCGCAGGCCATGACGATCGTCGCGCTGGAGGAGGTGCTGGACCGGGCCGAGGGGTGGCGCCGCGGCCGGCGCGCCGACGACTACTGGGTGGCCGTCTTCGGCGACCCGGCCCGCGACGACCGCTGGGCGTGGCGGGTCGAGGGGCACCACCTCTCGGTGAGCATGACCGTGGTGGACGACCAGGTCTCCCCCGCGCCGATCTTCTTCGGCGCCAACCCGGCGGCCGTCCGGTACGCGGGCCGCCCGGTGACCCGGCCGCTCGGGGTGGAGGAGGATCTCGCCCGGGCGCTGCTGGACGCGCTCGACCCGGCGGGGCGGGCCGCCGCGATCATCGCCGACGAGGCGCCCGGGGACATCATCAGCGCCACCCGGCCCCGGGTGGACGGGCCGCTGGAGCCGCTCGGCGTACCGGGTGACCGGCTCGGGCCGACCTCCCGGGCGCTGCTGGACCAGCTGGTCGCGCTCTACCTGGACCGGCTCCCGCCGGAGCTGGCGGTTCGGGAGGCCCGGCGGCTGGCCGGCGGGCAGCTGCACTTCGCCTGGGCCGGCCCCACCCGCCCGGGCCAGCGCCACTACTACCGGGTGCAGGGCGACGACCTGCTGATCGAGTACGACAACACCACCGACGACGGCAACCACGCGCACACCGTGCTCCGCCGCCCCGCCAGCGACTTCGGCCAGGACGTCCTGGCCGCCCACCACACCACCGCCCACCCCGCACCCTGA
- a CDS encoding ankyrin repeat domain-containing protein has protein sequence MTEELDAETLAFAHRMFDLARDGATAELADYVDAGLPVNLTNDKGDTLLILAAYHAHPDTVAALLDRGADHSRTNDRGQTALAAAVFRSSTGAVRALLAAGADPDHGSPSAVDTAGFFDLPQMLALLRPESGPTTD, from the coding sequence GTGACCGAGGAACTCGACGCCGAGACGCTGGCGTTCGCGCACCGGATGTTCGACCTGGCCCGCGACGGCGCCACCGCGGAACTGGCCGACTACGTCGACGCCGGGCTGCCGGTCAACCTGACCAACGACAAGGGCGACACGCTGCTGATCCTCGCGGCCTACCACGCCCACCCGGACACCGTCGCCGCGCTGCTCGACCGGGGCGCCGACCACTCCCGGACCAACGACCGCGGGCAGACCGCGCTGGCCGCGGCGGTCTTCCGCAGCAGTACGGGGGCGGTCCGGGCGCTGCTCGCCGCCGGCGCCGACCCGGACCACGGCAGCCCATCCGCGGTGGACACCGCCGGCTTCTTCGACCTGCCGCAGATGCTCGCCCTGCTACGCCCCGAGAGCGGCCCGACGACCGACTGA
- a CDS encoding cupin domain-containing protein, with amino-acid sequence MDDRVYVGNAGADGATNAGWLLGHFMPPGDARHSTDVEVKWGVHPAGEARSQWATGERRTALLVLVSGRFRVELPDRTVVLGEPGDYVVWGRGVDHSWYAERESVVLTVRWPSVPGYRVAPPVRR; translated from the coding sequence ATGGACGATCGGGTGTACGTGGGCAACGCGGGCGCCGACGGCGCGACCAACGCCGGCTGGCTGCTCGGCCATTTCATGCCGCCCGGCGACGCGCGGCACAGCACCGACGTCGAGGTGAAGTGGGGCGTGCACCCGGCCGGTGAGGCGCGTTCGCAATGGGCCACCGGGGAGCGGCGGACGGCGTTGCTGGTGCTGGTGAGTGGACGGTTCCGGGTGGAGCTGCCGGATCGGACGGTGGTGCTCGGCGAGCCCGGCGACTACGTCGTCTGGGGGCGCGGCGTGGACCACTCCTGGTACGCCGAGCGGGAGTCGGTGGTGCTGACCGTCCGTTGGCCCTCGGTGCCCGGCTACCGGGTGGCGCCCCCGGTCCGCCGCTGA
- a CDS encoding cysteine dioxygenase, giving the protein MTIRRPPDLLAAARRWAADPAGWPVPLRFDPVSRWYARLAVDDEHEVWALSWLPGQGTDLHDHGGSSGAFLVAAGDLTEETVSGGGLRPHRLAAGAGRRFGPRHVHVVTNRGLEPAVSVHVYRPALRRMTRYRLADGRLRVAEVAEAGVAW; this is encoded by the coding sequence GTGACCATCCGACGCCCGCCCGACCTGCTCGCCGCCGCCCGGCGGTGGGCCGCCGATCCGGCCGGCTGGCCGGTGCCGCTGCGCTTCGACCCGGTCAGCCGGTGGTACGCCCGGCTCGCCGTCGACGACGAGCACGAGGTCTGGGCGCTGAGCTGGCTGCCCGGGCAGGGCACCGACCTGCACGACCACGGCGGCTCCAGCGGGGCGTTCCTGGTCGCCGCCGGCGACCTCACCGAGGAGACGGTCAGCGGCGGCGGCCTGCGCCCGCACCGGCTGGCCGCCGGAGCCGGCCGCCGGTTCGGCCCGCGCCACGTGCACGTGGTCACCAACCGGGGCCTCGAACCGGCGGTCAGCGTCCACGTGTACCGCCCGGCGCTGCGCCGGATGACCCGCTACCGGCTCGCCGACGGTCGGCTCCGGGTCGCCGAGGTGGCCGAGGCGGGCGTCGCGTGGTGA
- a CDS encoding rhodanese-like domain-containing protein has translation MPQTNPTGCPVPPPGSRGIDEILAAARARLDRLDPEQAHLAHRAGALLVDIRPAAQRAAYGTVPGSLAVERNVLEWRFDPRCPARLPEAVGYHLRVVVLCQEGYTSSLAAAALRDLGLYRATDVVGGFAAWQIAGLPVLGPTPPLRPSHLAPPVTAGPAPS, from the coding sequence ATGCCGCAGACCAACCCGACCGGCTGTCCGGTCCCGCCACCCGGCTCCCGGGGCATCGACGAGATCCTGGCCGCCGCCCGGGCCCGGCTCGACCGGCTCGACCCCGAACAGGCGCACCTGGCCCACCGGGCGGGTGCGCTGCTGGTCGACATCCGCCCGGCCGCCCAGCGGGCCGCGTACGGCACCGTGCCGGGCTCGCTGGCCGTCGAGCGGAACGTGCTGGAGTGGCGGTTCGACCCGCGTTGCCCCGCCCGGCTGCCGGAGGCGGTCGGCTACCACCTGCGGGTGGTGGTCCTCTGCCAGGAGGGTTACACCTCCTCGCTGGCCGCCGCCGCCCTGCGGGACCTCGGGCTGTACCGGGCCACCGACGTGGTCGGCGGTTTCGCCGCCTGGCAGATCGCCGGGCTGCCCGTGCTCGGTCCCACCCCGCCGCTCCGACCCTCGCATCTCGCGCCCCCGGTCACCGCCGGGCCGGCGCCGTCCTGA
- a CDS encoding winged helix-turn-helix domain-containing protein translates to MSVVAMSPRPYPPGRLDRSAPYRRPATPSLTITVDLAPGEPSPRLARLLELLGELAESGEGRLVPAVGGDPSAARAPAGPSEPTHPDTVHILAGSRVVRQGDRVIRLTRIEYDLLLYLAERPHRVFTRLQLLAGVWGYGHAVARTVDVHVRRLRAKLGARTPVVTTVYGVGYRLADEARIEIERNR, encoded by the coding sequence ATGTCCGTCGTCGCCATGTCCCCGCGCCCGTACCCGCCCGGCCGGCTGGACCGGTCCGCGCCGTACCGCCGGCCCGCCACACCGAGCCTGACCATCACCGTCGACCTCGCCCCCGGCGAGCCCAGCCCGCGCCTCGCCCGGCTGCTGGAACTGCTCGGCGAACTCGCCGAGTCGGGGGAGGGGCGGCTGGTCCCGGCCGTCGGTGGCGACCCGTCCGCCGCCCGCGCGCCGGCCGGCCCCTCGGAGCCGACCCACCCGGACACGGTGCACATCCTGGCCGGCTCGCGGGTGGTCCGCCAGGGTGACCGGGTCATCCGGCTGACCCGGATCGAGTACGACCTGCTGCTGTACCTGGCCGAGCGGCCGCACCGGGTCTTCACCCGGCTCCAGCTGCTGGCCGGCGTCTGGGGCTACGGGCACGCGGTGGCCCGCACGGTAGATGTGCACGTGCGGCGGCTGCGGGCCAAGCTCGGCGCCCGCACGCCCGTGGTCACCACCGTGTACGGCGTGGGCTACCGGCTCGCCGACGAGGCCCGGATCGAGATCGAGCGAAACCGCTGA